In Deltaproteobacteria bacterium, the sequence GCTTGCGCTGGCGCGAGGCACCGACGGCGGCGAGCACGACGCCGACGACCACGGTCGCACCGCCGGCGGCAGCGAGGCCGATGCCCGCCGGCCGCCAGTTCCGCAGCTTCAGCACGTTGTCGGGCGAGTCGGTGGCGTTCAAGGTCAACAACGCGACGCCGCCACCGAGCGCGCCCATGCCACCGGCGATGATGCCCACGCCCGCCCAGCCCATGCCGCCCAGCCGCGTGCGCTTGCCCGGACCACGTGCCGTCGAGGAGGTCGGCGGTGGCGTCGCGGTGGTGGCCGCCGGCGGCTTCGAGGGATTGGCCGCGACCGCCTGCTCATGGGCGCTGGTCCACTCGGCGAGGTAGCGCTCGAGCGCCTGCGCGGCGACCTCGTCCAAGTCGCTCTGCTTGGCGTCCGGTCCGGTCGACGCGCTGTGCGACGAGGCCGGCACGCCGTCGTGGGCATCGAAGGCGAGCTTCACCAGATAGTCGAAGTTCGCGGCGTCGCGCCAGGTCACATCGATGTGCACGTGGTCCCGCGGGAGCCCGTGCTTGGCGATCACCTCGGCGGCCCGCTTGGCGATGGAGCCGGTGAGCTCCGCGCGGACCTCGGGGTCGAGCGGCTCGAGCCCCGCGAGATCGACGTCGACCGGGACCTGTGCCGGTGCGGCGATCGTGATCGCCGTCGATGCATGCGCGAGCGCGGTGGAAGGGGTGGCGACAGCGACGAGGCAGAGCAGCGAGAGCATGGTGGTCAGCGTCCGGTGCCGCGCAGCGCAATCGACCTTCTCAGGTCGGCGCCTCGGCGGGCAACCACCGGTGTCGGACGCGGCGTCGCACCCGTTGCGAACCTGGCCCTGCGGTGCGTGTCCGCGCGCCTCCGAGGCCCCGTCGCCCGCCGCTGATCGTTCGGCCAATTCCGTCGTCACGGCTGGTCTGCCCCCGGGTAGCTCGCCGATCCCGGCACGTCGGGCCAGGGGTCGCGGTCGATGTCGATGCGGGGGTCGCCGGGGTCCCAGCGGCCGATGCCGTCGAGCGCCGAGCCACCGCCGCCCAGGCGGTAGTCGTGCTGCGGCCGGTTCAGGAACCACCCCGCGTCGAAGGTGAGCGCGCTGTTCTCGGTGCCGTTGGTCAGCGTGCTGTCGATGACGCTGTGATCGACCGCCGCATCGGCGCACGCGAACGAAGGCCCGCCGACCTCGTTGATGACGATCGAGCTGTGGGCCGAGACCTCGTACGCGCCCTCGCACACGACGTTGTCGTCGACGTTGTCGACCAGGGTCGCGAACCGGAGCGCGACCGAGGCGCCGTCGATCACCACGCCGCCGTCGGTGGTCATCGGGTCGTCATCGCTCACCGTCGCCGCGATGATGTCGCCTTCGAGATCGAGCTCGGCGCCGTTGACGGCCTCGAATGCCGCGCCGCGGAGCTCGAGGTACCGCGAGCGCCGCGAGATGATGCTGCAGTCGTCGGCGTGGACCCCTCGCAGGCCGTCGTCGACGCGCGCACGCGTCAACGCGATGCGACCGCCGTTGGAACACTCGACCGCCGAGTCGACGTTGCGTCGCACGCGGACGTTGTCGAGCATGAGCTCGTTGCCGCACGCGACGTTGATGGTCGAGGCGCCCGGCACCTCGGAGGTGTTGAAGATCGTGGTCACCGACGACTCGCCGAGCACCGCGACGTAGCGCACCGAGCAGCTCTCGAGGCGCAGCTTGCCGAACCCAGCCGCGCCGGCGTGGATGACCCCGGAGTCACCGGTGGCGATGCGATTGAGGGCGGCGTCGATCGTGCACAGCGGCGCGCTCGCGCTGCCGGACGCACCGTTGTCGCAGTTCTCGTCGTCGATCCAGACCTGGATCGCGTCGTCCATGCAGGTGCCGCGGAAGAGGTTGCACGCGGAGTCGGGGCAGTCGTCGTGGGAGGTGCAGCCGCCGCACGTGAACTCGGTGGTGCAGAACGGCGCATCTTCGCCGCACGCCGGCGATGGCGTGGCGTAGCACTCGACGCACGCGCCGGTGTTCGGATGGCACTGCGGCGTGCTGCCGGACGCGGCCGCGCAGGCTTCGTCACCGCCGGCGTCGGCACACCCCGCACAGCTACCGTCGACGCAGAACGGCAGCTCGGCCGGGCAGCCCGCGACCATGCCGCTGCCCTCGCAGTCGGGGACCGGCATGCCGGTGCTGCTGCCAGCCTCGGAGCTACCGGACCCCGAGCCGCTGGCATCGGTGCTCGAGCCGCTACCGTCCGCGGGGCTGGCGGCCCGGCACTCGGCCGTGATGCCCTCGGCCGTGCAACCGTCGGCCACGCGCGTGCATACGCTGCACTGGTACGCCGCGCCGAACAGTTGCTGACAGGCCGCGTCGCCGCCCCGATTCGCGCAGTGGGCGGGGTCGTCGATGAGACCGCAGGCCGCCGATACGGTCGACGCGAGCGCGCAGGCGATCAGTAGAGACGGGGACAAACGGAGGTTCGGGCCGGCCATGGCGCTCCTCGATGGGCACCGATGATACGACCGCGCACGTGCACGGCGCAACCGCAGCCGTCACGGCGCAGGCGCGCGGTGGAGATCGTGGTCCAGCACCGCACGTGCCGCCCACAGCTCGGCCGCAGCGTCGCGCACCAAGCCGTCACAGTCCTCGCGCGGGCGGGCTCGACCGTCGCGATCGAAGCAGCCGCCGCCCGAGATGTCGTCGCGGCCGCGTGCGAGCCACAGCCGGTCGTCGGCGATCGCCGATCCATCGGGCAACGCCACCACGCGCGCTTCGGCGGGCGCCAGCAGTGAACGCCCGAGCATCGTCGGCGCGGGCGCGATGCCCAGCAGGTCGAGCGCCGTCGGGGCCAGATCGATGTGCCCGCCGATGCGATCGTCGCGCCCCGGCGCCAGACCTGGCGCGAACACCAACGCGGGCACCCTGTGCATGCGCGTGGGTACGGTTGGGTCCCACGCGGTCGCGCCCTCGAGCGCGCGCAGCTCGGGGCTGTCGGGCAGACCCGCCACGTGATCGCCGTACACGATCACGACGGTGTGATCGGCGAGCCCCTCGGCGCGCAGGACCTCGAAGAAGCGCGCCAGCGCACGGTCGGCGTGGCGCATGCCCTGCAGGTAGTTGGCGAGCGCCGGCGACGACAGCGATCCCGTGTCGAGCTCGGCCAGCGCGATCGGGAAGTCGTCGTAGGGGTGGTGCAGGCTGAGCGTCACGAGGAAGCCGAAGAATGGCTGCGGCTCGCGGCCGTAGGCCACACCCATGCGCTCGAGGAAGGCGACGTCCGAGAGCCCCCACCCGACCAGCGGGCCGTCGCCGAGTTCCTCGCGGAACCACGAGTGCTGGAAGCCGTAGCGCGGGTGGATGGTCGCGCGGTTCCAGAAGCCGCGCGCGTAGGGGTGCGCCGAGCTGGTGGTGTAGCCGGCGTCGAGCAGCCGGTGCGCGAGCGTGTCGAAGCGGTTGTCGGCGCGCAGGAATGCCAACGAGCCCGCGCGCAACGGGTGGCTCGACTGCAGCACCGCGTACTCGGCGTCCGACGTGCGGCCCTGCGCGGTCTGATCGAACACGTGGGTGAACACCCGGGCGGTGCGATCGGCCCCGTGTGCGAACGGCATCACCGGCTCGCCCCCGATCTCGGCGTCGAGCACCCACGCCTGCATCGCTTCGACCTGGATCACGACCAGGTTGGCGCCGCGTGCCGACCCGCTCGGGCGTGGCCGCGCGTCCGCGCGCGCGTGCAGCCACTGCGCGAGCTCGCGGCGCTCCCCGGGTGCGAGCGCATCGACGCCGAGCCAGCGCGACAGCGTGCGCGAGAGCTCGAACGCGTGGGCGTTCCACAGTCCGAAGCGGCCGACGTTGTCGCGTTCGGAGAACACCCGCGCACCGATCGGCGAGTCGGCCAGCTCGCGCAGGGCGGCGATCGCCGGCCACGCGGCCACCAGCGCCAGCGCGCCCCAGATCACGCGGAGGCCCGCGTTCTCGCGTCGTGGGGGCGCGAGCGCGAACAACGACACCAGCAGCAACAGCGGCGTCAGCAACTGCAGGTAGGCGTCGTGCCAGAGCGAGAACACGGTCGCGTGCGCATCACCGAGGTGGTGCAGCGCGACCAGGGCGGAGCTCGGCACGATCGAGCCGAAGAAATCGAGGTAGCCGAGGTCCACCAGGGCCAGCGCGCACGCGAACACCAGCACGCCGGCCGCGACGCGTCGGCGCCACCGCGACGGCAGCAGCGGCAGCGGCAGCGCCCACAGCACCGCGCCGGACCAGGCGATGGTCTCGGTCCCCGCCCACGGCTCGATGCCGGCGAGATCGTCGAAGAGCTCGCCGATGAGGCCGGCGCCGACCGCCAGGTGCAGCGGCGCCCAGCCGACCGCGACCAACCCGACGAGCCAGTGCTCGCTCGCACTCCGGCGCACGAGCAAGCCCGCGATCACGAGCAGCGCGAGCGCGACGGTGCACACCACCAGGCCCCGGCGCAGCACGACGGTGCGCACCACCGGTGGTCGTTGCTGCGGCGGCGGATACCAGGCCACGTGCTCGCGCACCATCGCGAGCTCGAGCTGCCAGGGGCCCGGGCGGTCGGGCGCCCGCACGCGCACGTCGACCGCGAGCGACTCGCCGGGCGCGACCGCGTGGGGCAGCTCGGTGCGCATCGCCTCGCCGGGGGCGAGCACGCCATCACCATCGACGAAGCGATAGGCCACGCGATCGCCCTGGGCCGGCGACCAGGTGTCGGCGCCGTCGTTGCGCAGCACGGCGCGCACCGTCGTCGAGCGCCCCGCCCACGCACGCGTTGGCCACGCGATGGCCTCGATCGACCATGCGAACTGCGGCGGCCCCACCTCGAGCCGCACGCTGTCGTCCCAGCCCTCGGGGTCGTCGGCCGCGGGGCCGTACCAACGCACGTGCTCGCGCACCGGCTGCACGCGCAGGTGATAGCGACCCGCAGCGCCCGGCAGCTCGACGCGCAGCGACAGCTGCACGAGTTCGCCGGGCTCGACCGTGTGGGGCAGTGGCGTGCGCACACCCTCGATCGACAACGGCCGCTGCTCGGCGTCGAAGAGGCGGTAGGACAGCGCGTCGCCGTCGGCGCTGCTCCACGTGCGCTCGCCGTCGTTGCGCACGACCACCTCGATCGATGCGGCCGCGCCGGCGAAGCCGCCCAGCTCCGCGGGCAGCTCGCGCTGCAGCGACCACGCCAACGCCGGCGCATCGGCGACCAGCTCCGTGCGAGCGTCGCCCTGCCGCGGCGCACCGAACCACGCGACCTCTTCGCGCACGGGCTCCCAGACCAGCCACGCCGCACCGGTGAACGGCGGCAGCTCGACCTCGGCCGAGAGCTCGACCTGCGCACCGGCCGGCAGCGCCGGCAGCGGCGTGCGCACGCCCTCGTGCACGAGCTCGCGACCATCACCGTCGTATACGTGATAGGCGAGTGCGTCGCCGAACGCCGCCGACAGCGTCGCGCAACCGTCGTTGCGCACGACCACCCGCGTGCGCGTGCGCTCACCCGCGGGCGCTGCGACGGGATCGGCCTCGACGATCGAGAAGCCCAGCGACGGCGCACCTGCGACGACCTCGACGGCCACGCGCGCGTGGCCGATCGCGCCGCTGGGATCGGGGAACCACCGCACGCGATCGCGGACCATCGCCCACACCAGCGTGTAGCGGCCGGGATCGGCGGGTGCGTCGACCCGCACCTGCAGCTGCGCGGTCGCACCGGGCAGCACCACGCCGACGATTCGCGTGCGTCGCCCCTCGCGGACGACCTCGCGGCCGTCGGCGTCGAGCCAGTGGTACGCCAGTCGATCGCCGAGCGCGGCCGACCACGGCAGTGCACCGTCGTTGCGCAACGTCAACGCCACGCGGGTGCGCTCGTCGACGCACAGTCGCGACGGAAGCTCGTGGCGCTCGACCGCGAAGCCGAGCGTATCGTCGGCCCGCGCCGGGGCGGCGACCAGGAGGACCAGCAGCCAGCCGAGCGCCCACGCCAGCGCCCGCGCGACCGCGGCTCCGCGGCCGCCCGCGTTCACGCGCCGACCGGGGCGCCCTCGTCGACGACCGCATCGCCGTCGCCGTCGCCGTCGTTCTGGGAGTGCCAGCGCTTCATCTTGCGCTTGATCATCTCCTTCTTGACCAGCCCGACCATGTCGACCAGCAGGCGACCGGTGAGGTGGTCGAGCTCGTGCTGCAGCGCGCGCGCGAGCAGGCCTTCGCCCTCGATCTCGAACCACTCCCCGTGGACGTCCTGGGCGCGGAACTTCACCCACCGCGGACGCTTCACCTCGACGAACACGCCCGGAAAGCTGAGGCAGCCCTCCTCGGAGATCGAGATGCCACGACCGCCCTCGACCAGCTCGGGGTTGACGAACGCGACCGGCTCGTCGTCCTCGCGGCCGGCGACGCGGCCGTCGATGAGGAACACGCGCTCGAAGCGACCGACCTGGATCGCCGCGATGCCGGCCCCATTTTGCGCGAACATGGTGTCGGCGAGGTCGCGCACGAGCTCGCGCAGGCCGTCGTCGAACTGCTCGACCGCGACGGTCGGCTCGCGCAGCCGCGGATCGGGATACTTGACGACGTCGAGCACTGCCATGTCGCGAGCCTTTCTCGGATACCTGACGCGAGGGTAGCTTGTGGCGCCCCTCGGTGCTACATGTGCCGCGCCTTTCGGGGGCCGCCGCCTCGCGCTGCGTGCGTCCCCGCGGGCGAAGGTCCACGCGCCATGAGCAGCCTCACCGAACAGATCCGCGCCGCACTCGCAGAGGTGACCGACCCCGCGTCGGGCAACCGCATCGTCGCGAGTGGTCAGCTCGCCGGCGTCGAGGCGGACGACGCCGCACGCACCGCGAAGCTCGTGGTGCAGCTGATCTCCCCGGGTTACCCGCGACGCCCGGAGCTCGACACCGCCATTCGTGGCGCGCTGGCACAGCTCGCGCTCGATGGGCTGTCGATCGAGTGGACCCTGCGGGTGCCGTTCAAGCCCGCCCGCGCCGATCTCGCGCGGCTACCGACCGTGAAGAACATCATCGCGGTGGCCGCCGGCAAGGGCGGCGTCGGCAAGAGCACGGTGAGCGTCAACGTCGCGATGGCGCTGTCGAAGCTCGGCGCCAGCGTCGGCATCCTCGACGCCGACATCTACGGCCCCAGCGTGCCCAAGATGCTGGGCGTCGCGCAGAGCGAGGCGACCACCGCGGAGGCTGGCGGCGGCATCGCGCCGGCGCGCTACCGCGGCATGCCGGTGATGAGCGTCGAGTACTTCGTGGAGCCCGGCAAGGCCGTGATCTGGCGCGGCCCCATGATCCACAAGCTGCTGACGCAGTTCCTCGAGGACGTGCGCTGGGGCGAGCTCGACTACCTGATCGTCGACCTGCCACCCGGCACCGGTGACGCCCAGCTCTCACTGTGTCAGCTGATCCCGATCACCGGTGCGATCGTGGTGACGACCCCGCAGGAGGTCGCGCTCATCGACGTGCGCAAGGCCATCGACATGTTCGGCAAGCTCGAGGTGCCGGTGCTCGGCGTGGCCGAGAACATGAGCCTCTACTGCTGCCCATCGTGTGGTCACCGCGCGGAGATCTTCGGCGCCGGCGGCGGTCGGCGACTGGCGAGCGAGTTCAACGTCGAGCTGCTGGCGCAGATCCCCATCGAGCCCCGCGTGGCCTATGGCGGCGAGAGCGGCCGGCCGGTGGTCGAAGACGATCCCGAAGGCGAGGTCTCGCGGGCGTTCTTCGAACTCGCGGCCCAGGCGGCGATGGCCGCGAGCGTGCGCAGTGCGACCGGGCCCAAGCGCAGCAGCCTGCTGCGCACGGTGCAGTGAGGTCGCGGGTTCGCGGGCCGTCGTTCACACCGCGGCGAAGCCCGGGCGCGCGCGGCCGCGACGGGCGCGAACCCACACCGCCACGACGCCCGCGAGCACTCCCGCCGGCAGCCAGTGCCCCAGCACCACGTGGGTCCACGCATCGAGCGGGCACACCCAGGTCGCGGTGAGGAACGCGGTCGCGGCGACCGCGAACGCCAGCAAGGTCGGCGCGGCACGGCTGCGGTCCGGCGCAGCCGCGCCGGCGAGCACGAGCGATGCGGCAGCGGTCAGCCCGGCGAGGCCGACGAGCAGTCCGCAATCACCGAAGATCGCACCTGCGTGCAGCGGCGCGACGCCACCGGTCGCCGCCAGCGTCAACGCGATCACCGTGCCGACGATCATCGTCGTGCGCACTGCGGCCGCGGGGTGCCACAGACCGAGTGCGAGCAAGGGCAGCGCCGCGAGGGCGACCACCCAGCCCGCCAGCTCGAGCGCGACACGCCAGCCGCCGCGCGTCCACAGGTCGGCCCGCGGGTGCACCATCGCGAGCAGGGCCGCGATCGCAGCCAGCTCGATCACCGTCCACACCCCCCAGGCCCGCCAGCGCCGACGCCAGCGACACTGCAGATCGGCGGTGATGGCCGCGATCGTGGGCGAAGGCTCGCTCACGTCACGTCTCCCTTCGTCGCGACCCCGAGCAGTCGCGCGAGCGCCCGATAGGCGCGATGTGCCCGCACGCGGGCGGCCGTCTCGCGCACGCCCAGGCGCGCCGCGATGTCGCGAAACGACATGCCCTGCAGCTTGTGCAGCGT encodes:
- a CDS encoding sulfatase-like hydrolase/transferase codes for the protein MNAGGRGAAVARALAWALGWLLVLLVAAPARADDTLGFAVERHELPSRLCVDERTRVALTLRNDGALPWSAALGDRLAYHWLDADGREVVREGRRTRIVGVVLPGATAQLQVRVDAPADPGRYTLVWAMVRDRVRWFPDPSGAIGHARVAVEVVAGAPSLGFSIVEADPVAAPAGERTRTRVVVRNDGCATLSAAFGDALAYHVYDGDGRELVHEGVRTPLPALPAGAQVELSAEVELPPFTGAAWLVWEPVREEVAWFGAPRQGDARTELVADAPALAWSLQRELPAELGGFAGAAASIEVVVRNDGERTWSSADGDALSYRLFDAEQRPLSIEGVRTPLPHTVEPGELVQLSLRVELPGAAGRYHLRVQPVREHVRWYGPAADDPEGWDDSVRLEVGPPQFAWSIEAIAWPTRAWAGRSTTVRAVLRNDGADTWSPAQGDRVAYRFVDGDGVLAPGEAMRTELPHAVAPGESLAVDVRVRAPDRPGPWQLELAMVREHVAWYPPPQQRPPVVRTVVLRRGLVVCTVALALLVIAGLLVRRSASEHWLVGLVAVGWAPLHLAVGAGLIGELFDDLAGIEPWAGTETIAWSGAVLWALPLPLLPSRWRRRVAAGVLVFACALALVDLGYLDFFGSIVPSSALVALHHLGDAHATVFSLWHDAYLQLLTPLLLLVSLFALAPPRRENAGLRVIWGALALVAAWPAIAALRELADSPIGARVFSERDNVGRFGLWNAHAFELSRTLSRWLGVDALAPGERRELAQWLHARADARPRPSGSARGANLVVIQVEAMQAWVLDAEIGGEPVMPFAHGADRTARVFTHVFDQTAQGRTSDAEYAVLQSSHPLRAGSLAFLRADNRFDTLAHRLLDAGYTTSSAHPYARGFWNRATIHPRYGFQHSWFREELGDGPLVGWGLSDVAFLERMGVAYGREPQPFFGFLVTLSLHHPYDDFPIALAELDTGSLSSPALANYLQGMRHADRALARFFEVLRAEGLADHTVVIVYGDHVAGLPDSPELRALEGATAWDPTVPTRMHRVPALVFAPGLAPGRDDRIGGHIDLAPTALDLLGIAPAPTMLGRSLLAPAEARVVALPDGSAIADDRLWLARGRDDISGGGCFDRDGRARPREDCDGLVRDAAAELWAARAVLDHDLHRAPAP
- the def gene encoding peptide deformylase, encoding MAVLDVVKYPDPRLREPTVAVEQFDDGLRELVRDLADTMFAQNGAGIAAIQVGRFERVFLIDGRVAGREDDEPVAFVNPELVEGGRGISISEEGCLSFPGVFVEVKRPRWVKFRAQDVHGEWFEIEGEGLLARALQHELDHLTGRLLVDMVGLVKKEMIKRKMKRWHSQNDGDGDGDAVVDEGAPVGA
- a CDS encoding Mrp/NBP35 family ATP-binding protein yields the protein MCRAFRGPPPRAACVPAGEGPRAMSSLTEQIRAALAEVTDPASGNRIVASGQLAGVEADDAARTAKLVVQLISPGYPRRPELDTAIRGALAQLALDGLSIEWTLRVPFKPARADLARLPTVKNIIAVAAGKGGVGKSTVSVNVAMALSKLGASVGILDADIYGPSVPKMLGVAQSEATTAEAGGGIAPARYRGMPVMSVEYFVEPGKAVIWRGPMIHKLLTQFLEDVRWGELDYLIVDLPPGTGDAQLSLCQLIPITGAIVVTTPQEVALIDVRKAIDMFGKLEVPVLGVAENMSLYCCPSCGHRAEIFGAGGGRRLASEFNVELLAQIPIEPRVAYGGESGRPVVEDDPEGEVSRAFFELAAQAAMAASVRSATGPKRSSLLRTVQ